CACGAACGACCTCGGAAACCTTGACAACATCGCCGGAGGCTAGCTTCTCGAGGTTTGCCTTGTAACGCCTTGACCAGTTGGTTGGCTCTTCGACGAATTCTGCACGCAGCACATCGAAAACCTGCTGCACACCCTTCTTGTCGATGACATCACGAATACCGACCATCTCAACGTTTGCCGCTGGAACCTGGATGATGAGATCACCTTGAGCAACCTTGAGTTTTAGATAGGTTTGGGTCTCACCGCGAATGGTCTTTTCGGAGACTTCAATGATTTCCGCGGCCCCGTGGTGTGGATATACGACGGTCTCGCCAACTTCAAACTTCATAAACTTCTTTCGGCTCCAAAAGCCTGATTTTACCACAGGAATGCCAGTTCTCCTAGGTTAGAATTGGCCGAGAAACAGCCTCCGGAGGACCCTTGCAAATCAAGAAAATCGCGACCTTGACTTCACTTGTGCTGGCCACAGCCCTGCTTTCAGGCTGCTCGCTATCCCGCGAGGTTACCTCCCTAGAGATGTACGCTCCAAGCGACGGCACCATGGTTGACGCAGAGTCGCTGAAGGCACGAAACGTCATGATCATCAAGGGTTCGGGAAACAAGGCACTGCTGATTGGAAGCTTCGTGAACTCTGGCATGGAGCCAGTCATGGCATCGCTGCAGACCACGGATTCAACTGGCGAAGAGATTCGCGTCGCTTTCGAGGTAAAGCCCTCGGGAAAGTTTGACCTTGGTTACAACGGCACCGAGGGTGTTTTGCTCAGCCTGGACTCCAAGCCAGGTTCGCTGCACACAATTTACGTTTCCGACGGCTCAGACCCAATTGAGCTTGTTGTCCCAGTGATGGACGGCTCGCTTGCTGAATACCGCCCGTTCGTAGAGTCTTTGAACTAAACCTCGAACTTATAGCCAAGCCCGCGCACAGTTAGCAGGTGTCTTGGTCTTGAAGGATCCTCTTCGATTTTCGAACGAATTCTCTTCACGTGAACATCGAGCGTCTTAGTGTCGCCAAAGTAGTTTGATCCCCAGACGCGATCGATGATTTGACCTCGAGTCAGCACTCGGTTGAGGTTCTCCATCAAAAGTTCTAGCAGCTCAAATTCCTTCAGTGGCATTTGAACTGGCTCGCCATTCACGCTGACAGTGTGACGCTCAATGTCCATCACCACCGGTCCGGCCTTGAGTAGACCGGGCTCATGCTGAACAGTCTCGCGACCACGGCGCAACACCGCCTTCATTCGAGCTAGCAACTCACGAGTTGAATAAGGCTTAGTCACGTAGTCGTCTGCACCCAGCTCTAGGCCAACCACCTTGTCAATCTCGGCGTCCTTTGCAGTGAGCATGATGATCGGGACCTGGGACTCGGCTCGGATGACGCGACAAACCTCGTTACCAGAGAGTCCAGGGAGCATCAGATCAAGCAAAATCAAATCGGGGTTGTGGGAGTGAAACAGCTCAACAGCAGCATTGCCATCTTCTGCCTCGACAATGTCGTAGCCCTCTTTTTGTAAGAGATATACCAGCGGCTCTCTCAAGCCAATTTCATCTTCAACAACTAGCACCCTAGGCATTAGCCCTCCTGAATGGTTATTGGTAGGCGCAGAGTGAAGGTTGAACCAACACCCTGCTTAGAAAACAGCTTGATTTGACCGCCGTGATTGGCGGCAATGTGTTTCACGATTGCAAGACCGAGGCCGGTTCCGCCGGTTTCGCGCGATCTTGATGGGTCGACCCGGTAAAAGCGCTCAAAAATACGCTCCTGCTCGGACTCTGGGATTCCGATTCCAGAGTCACTGACCGAGATCTCTGCTACGCCGTCCACCTCTTTTAGGCCAACTCCAACTTGAGTGCCAGGCTCGGAATAAACGATGGCGTTTTCAATCAAATTTCTGACTGCCGTTGCCAGCATCTCGTAGTCACCCAAAATCTTGAGTGAATCCGAGGTTGCCCCTTGAACCCTGATGTTGCGTTTTTCAGCCAGCACTTGATTGCGCTCTATGGCATCGGTGACAACCGCCGCTAAATCAACTTCACGGGCATTCTCCAAGCCGGCGGCACTTTGCACTCTAGAAAGCTGCATCAACTCCTGAACCAGGTTCGCCAATCTCTGGCTCTCACGAATCAAGGAGTTGGAAAACTTCTCGATCATTTTTGGGTCATCACCTGCACCCTGGATGGCTTCCGCCAAAAGCCCGATCGCTCCGATGGGCGTCTTGAGTTCGTGAGAGACATTTGCCACGAAATCTCTTCTAGTGTCTTCTAGCTTCTTCGCTTCGGTGCGGTCATCTACAAGCAGCATCATGTATTTCTCACCGAAGCGAGCGGCGCGAGCTTGCACCCATACCGGTTCACGCTGCAGGCCGGTCTCCAAGAGCATTTCCTCGACCACAGCTCCGGTTTGGTTTCGTGCGCGGTCGCAAAGCTTCACTAGAGATGAGTGAATCAAACGACGGTTTTGAACCAGGCCAAACTGAACCGCGCCGGGAGAAGCCCTGAGGACATTGTTGTTTTCGTCCAGCACCACTCCAGCGGTGGCAATTACGTCCACTACCTGCGAGGCAACCTGTTCGAACGCATCGACCTCGGTTTCAGAGGTCTTGCCCCGAGAGGACCACAAGCCCATTTCGCTCCGCTTCAAGTGTTTACCAGGTTAACTAACCAGGACTGTGCCTAGACTAAATCAGGGTGTGCGAATCTGACTCAGAGTTATCGGCTGGTTTGCAACGAATTAAGCAAATGTTTGCTTTGAGTCTGAAAGCTAATCGCACCCAGTAAGGAAGCGGAGATGGGCATGCGTCAGGTTTTTCAGCAGGAGCTAACCGAGGTTCAAGACCGTTTAGTGCAATTGGCAGAGGCTGCCGAGACCATCATGGACAAGGCTTCCCGTGCCTTCCTGAACTCGGATGTGTCACTTGCGGACGAGGCTCTCGCTCTCGCTGCCAGCAACGAAGAGAAGGCCCTTGGACTTGATGAGCTGGTAATCAAGGTCCTGGCAACTCAGTCACCAGTTGCTCGCGATCTTCGTATTTTGGTTTCTGCGCTGAGAATGAGCGCATCTATTGAGCGCATGGGTGCGCTGGCATCTCACATCGCAGCAATCGCCCGCTACCGTTTCCCTGGCAGTGCAGTCCCAGCTTCGCTGCGCAAGACTTTCGAAGACATGGCTCGCATCGACCTTGAGCTGGTCTCCAAAGCGATCAAGCTTTTGGGCAACACCGATCTCGATCTAGCACGCGAGATTCAGGCTCAGGACGAGGCGGTTGACCGCCTGCACCGAAAGGTGTTCGAGGTTGTGCTCGCAGACGACTGGAAAGAGAACGCGATGTTCACGGTAGACGTGATCCTAGCCTCGCGCTACTTCGAGCGCTTTGCTGACCACGTAGTCGACATCTCCTCAAAGGTCAGCTTCTTGCAGACCGGCGAGTGGACTGAGAACTAACTACTTCTTGCCCTGATTTGCAACGGCTGCAGCACCTGCGGCAGCTGCCTCTGGATCTAAATACTCGCCACCCGCAACCGCCGGCTTGAAGTTCTCATCCAATTTGTAGTGAAGCGGGATCCCGGTCGGGATGTTCAACTCAGCAATTTCCTCATCTGAAACGTTGTCAAGGTGCTTCACCAGCGCTCGCAACGAGTTTCCGTGGGCAGTGATTAGGACTGTCTTGTGCTCAGTAAGTTTTGGAGCAATGGTCGAGTGCCAGTAAGGCAGCATGCGAACCAGGACGTCCTTGAGACACTCGGTTCTTGGCAGGGCATCACCTAAGTCGGCATATCGCTCGTCGTGCGCTTGTGAAAATTCATTGTCATCCGCAATTGGCGGTGGTGGAACATCGTAGCTACGACGCCAAATCTGAAACTGCTCTGGGCCGTACTTGTCTAGGGTCTCAGCCTTATCCAGCCCCTGAAGCGCTCCATAGTGGCGCTCGTTTAGACGCCAAGAGCGCTCAGTTGGAATCCAGTTGCGATCAATCTGATCTAGGGCGATGTGAGCAGTATTGATTGCTCTTTTTAGAACGGAGGTGAAAAGTACATCTGGCTTGAGGCCTGACTTTGCAAGAAGCTCACCGGCACGCTTAGCCTCTTCGCGACCCTGTTCGCTTAGGTCGACATCCACCCAGCCGGTGAATAGGTTTTTTTGGTTCCAGGTGCTGTTGCCGTGTCTAAGCAGAATCAGGTTGTAAGTCATAGCCCAAAGTTTAGTCAACGCTGGGCAGCAGATCCTTGGCCTGCTCGATGTCGATTCCACTGGCCTGACAAAGATCAACAAACAGTGGCCGCAGCTGCAGCACAATGACCTGCTCACTGAGTGGAAGTTGCGGATATACCCCTAGCTCCGGTGCAAGTTTTACCAGGTACTTTCGAGCCTTGTGCGAAAGGGAAAAGTCATCCAGCGAGCTCTCCAAAAGATCTACCGCTATTAGAAACTTTGCAGTGAGCTGCGCAAGTTCTGGTCTGGGCCTTAGGTCCCTAACCAAGAAATCCACCCTCCGCACCACGACCCTCAGGTTTCGCGTGGCTAGATCCATGCCTTCCAACAGAACTAGCTGATCTTTGATCTGCTGCTTTGCCCAGCGATAGAAGGGGCTGATCTTGCCAATTGAAATCGCACTTTCAAGAGACGCTCTCCAGTTGTCGATCAGTGGCTGAGTCTTTCTGATCCGATCCAGCGCACCATCTGCCAGTTGAACATCTGGGGTCAGTAGCACCGAGCGCACATCACCCAGGGTTTCTTTGAAAATGGAGAAGAGCTGTGCGGCGTCGGCACGAGCAAGTTTGATTGGATTCCTCGGCAACAGCGCGGTGAATAAAAGTGCCACTAGGCCACCAATAACACCGTCCAGCACTCTCGCGTAAACGCCGCCAGTTGGCACCTGTAATAGCTGCACTAGCACCGCCTGAATCGCTGCGGTTAGTGCGAATGCTGGGTTTGCTGAGATGAATCTGGCAACCAAGAGGGCGAGCAAAATTGCCACCAAAAGCTGAATGCTTCCAGCACCGAAAAGCAGCAGCAATGTTTCGCTAAGTCCAACGCCCAACGTCATGGCGAGCGCCGTTGCTGCAACTCGATCTGGCCTGGTGTCACGGGCCAAACCAAGTGAGGAGATGGCAACCGTGACAGCTAGAAGTGGAACTGGGTGCCCCAATAAAAAGTAGGCGATTGCATAGGCGGTTGTCGCCGCCATGGCAATTTGTAAAATTGCCCAGAGTGAGTCTTTGACTCTGGCGCTACCACCTCGAAGCTCAAACATTTTTGCGGCTGAGCTTGAAGGCGGCGGGCCTTGGCAAATTAGCGGCCTTGCCAGCATCATGCGGAACTAGAACCTGCTGAGAAGCCTGGTAAAGGTTCTGGCCGACTCGAACGCTTAGGTCCAGGTAAGGGGTATTTCGAGAAAGCAGTGCCAGTGCGATGGAACCAAGCTCAAAGTGAAGGCCCGCAGCTAAGACTTTGCCAACAGTCTTTTCTTGATATTCAATCGCGTCACCTGGGTTGCACAGCACATCGCCCTGTTCCAGGTGCAGCAGTGCAATTCGACGAGGTGGGTGTCCAAGATTGTGTACCTTAGCGACGCTCTCTTGGCCTCGATAGCAGCCCTTGGATAAGTGCACGGCACTAGAAAGCCAGTCAAGTTCATGCGGCAGGGTCTTATCGTCGATGTCGCTGAGCTCTGGACGGCCTGCTGCGATTCGCAGCGCTTGATAAGCCATCAGGCCGGCTCTGGCGAGCTTTGGTGGCTCAGCCATCAAATACTCGCGATAGGGAAAGCTTGCTCGGTCATTGGCATAGCGAACGCTCGTGGTCGATTCTTTCGAATATGGGTCTACCCACACTGGTGCATCGGTCTCAAGCTCTGTGAAGGCTCCTACTACTAGGAAATCAACCGTGGAGATTTTGACCTTCGATCTGAAGACCATCTTTTCAAGCCAGGCAATTAGTGCGGCTCTTGATTCGAACGGGGTTATTACCAGGACCGATTCCTCAGTGGCGATGACTTTGAGCTGAAATTCGATGTGTCCGTTGGGGCTCAGCAGCAGTGCCTCAGCACTATCCCCCGGCTTTAGGCCTTGAATGTTTTGACTCGTTAGTGAGTGCAGCCACTTTTTGGCATCCGGGCCAGAGACCTCAAAGACCGCCATGTCTTCACGCAGCACATAGGCCTGGCCCTCGACAAGCTGACGCTGCTCGTTTAGCGGATTGCCAAAGTGTTGGTTACTCAACCTTTTCCAACCTTGCCGATGCGTGGGACTTCAGGGGTTGGCCAAGGGCTGCCATGTCCCATGCCCACAGCAGTGCCCCTTCAACCAGCCCCATCAATCGAGTGCCAGCGTTGTATTCCTTGGCGTTTGGAGAGCGCAGGACTGCATCGGTTGCGAGATCGATTCTCGCGCCTTTGATTTGGCCAAAATAAAGCTCTGCGACGCCCTGGGGGTGCACGATGAGAGCCTCGATGTCAAAGCCACCATTTTTATTGCGCCAGAGTTCGAGATCCTCGCGAACCGTCAAAAGCTTGGTGCCATCGGAAGGAAGAAGTCCCGGACCAGCATCCGAGGAGGATGCGGGTCTGGAGAGCGAGAAATAACCGCGCTCCTGAGCAATCAGGTTGCCCGAGCCGTCCTTGACCTCGGCTGCAAATTCAACTTTGCCCAGCGGCAATGGTCTGAATGAAGCGGTTTGAAAAAACTCATTCTCGTTGGCATTTTCATCGATGGAGTAGCTCACTACTCCGCTACCGCGCCAGTCACCCAGTAGAAAGGTGAAGGGGGTTAGCTCAATTGGCAAATCGTCTGGGATGACGAACAAAGTTAGCGCTGACCCTTAAAGAGCTTGTATAGAACCAAGGCGGAGACCCCGCCAATCGCCAAAGAGGCAAGAACCAACAGTCCGGTGAAGAAAATTTCGAGTGCCAAGAGCATGCCTAAATCCTAACCCAGCAGCTTGAAAAGCGTGAGTAGACCCAAGATTGCGAAGCTGCCAGCCGCAACATAGACCTGCTGTCGAACGGTGTCCTTGGTCTTCGCAGAAATCAGGTGCTCGATGCTCACCAAGGCAATCGATGCAGCCGCAATCGCTGAAAAGTAGGTGTAGGTGCGTTCGGGGTCAACAAAGTTGAGCGTGAGAAGCCCAGAAATCAGGACCCCTACCCAGATCAAAATGATCTGTACCCACTGCTTGCTCACAGCACAAACTCTATCCGCAAAGCCATTCGCCACTATCATTTGGGTATCTGGAGGGCGGGTATGGCGACAGTTTTATTGATCACCCCCTCGCAAGATGCGCTCGCTTCGCAATTTGAACTTCTTGGCCACAGTGTCACACACATCGCACCCGATGCCGCAGAAATCGCAAACGCCAAATCACACGACCTCACGGTCTTGGATTGTCGACAGGACTTGATTGCCGCCCGCGGAATTGCCCGTATTTTGGTTGCTGCAGGCTGGGACACCCCGGTGATTCTCTTGGTTCAAGACCAAGCCCTTGCGGTTATCACCACGGAGTGGGGAGCCAGTGACTTCCTATTGGCTAACGCATCGCTCGCCGAAATTGATGCCAGAGTCAGACTTGCCGTTGGCAAGACTCAAACCCAAACGGCCAGAGTGAACACCGGCCTTGTAATCGACGAGGTCAGCTACACGGCAAAAATCAACGGTCGAACGCTTGATCTGACATTCAAAGAATTTGAACTCCTACGCCATCTGAATGACAACCCCGGTCGAGTTTTCACCCGAGAGCAACTGCTAAGTGAGGTGTGGGGGTATGACTACTTCGGTGGCACTCGAACCGTCGATGTTCACATTCGAAGATTGAGAGCCAAACTTGGCGAAATGGAATCGCTAATCGGCACGGTGCGAAATGTTGGATACCGCTTGGATCCAAATCAAGAGGGCGAGAGTGACTGAAAATTAACTTTCCGCTCACCCGCAACCTGTAAAGATTGTTCTTATGTCAGAAGAGACCACGGCTATTTTTCGCCCAGACTCGCAACCCGATCTACCCCATGATCGATTTTTAGACCGCGAGCTGAGCTGGCTTGACTTCAATCAAAGGGTTTTAGAACTGGCTGAAGATAGAAGCATTCCGCTTCTGGAGCGCGTGAACTTTCTGAGTATTTTTGCCTCAAACCTGGATGAGTTCTTCATGGTGCGAGTGGCATCGCTAAAGCGCAGGGTCGCAACTGGAATCGCTGTTCAATCAGCGGCAGGATTTAGCCCTCAAGAGGTGCTGGTGCGAATTTCAGAGCGTACTCGCGAATTACAGGCTCGACACTCAAGATTGTTTCGAGATGAGATTTCTCCAGCACTAGAGCGTCACGGGATTCATGTCACGCATTTCGGAAAGCTCAACGATGCGCAAAAGGCCGCACTTCACAACTATTTTCAGCTGAATGTTTTTCCGGTTCTAACTCCTTTGGCGGTTGACCCCGCTCACCCATTCCCTTACATCTCGGGGCTCTCTCTCAACCTTGCAGTTGTGCTGCGTAACCCGCAGTCCGGATCCGAGCACTTTGCGAGAGTAAAAGTGCCGCCGCTACTACCTCGTTTTGTTGAGGTAGAAGGGGCGGAGCGAACCTATGTCCCCCTTGAAGATGTCATGGGCGAGTTCCTATCTGAACTGTTCCCAGGCATGGATGTGGTGAAACATCACGCCTTCCGAGTCACTCGAAATGAGGATCTGGAAGTGGATGAGGACGAAGGTGAAAACCTTCTGGTTCAGCTCGAAAAGGAGCTCTTGCGGAGAAGATTTGGACCACCGGTAAGACTCGAAGTTGCCGAAGATATCGACCCTCAAGTTTTAGAACTGCTCTCTCGTGAACTCGATGTCGAGGCACACGACATCTACCACCTGCCGGAGCCTCTAGATCTTCGCTCACTCAACGCGATCGCGTTTTTGAAGTATCCGGAGCTTCACTTCGAACCACATCAGATCACTACTAACCGCTACCTGCAGTCCGAGGATGATGAGGCGGCGGATATCTTTGGAGCGCTTCGTCAGCGCGAAGTTTTGGTTCACCACCCTTATGAGTCCTTTGCCACCTCTGTCCAGGCGTTCTTGGAGCAGGCTGCAGCGGATCCTCAGGTCTTAGCAATCAAGCAGACGCTCTATCGAACCAGTGGTGATTCACCGATTGTCGATGCCCTGATTGATGCAGCGGAAGCCGGCAAGCAGGTTCTGGCACTGGTTGAGATCAAGGCTCGATTTGACGAGCAGAACAACATCGGCTGGGCTAGAAAGCTCGAAGCCGCAGGTGTTCACGTGGTTTACGGGATCGTTGGCCTAAAGACCCACTGCAAGCTATCCCTGGTCATACGCCAAGAGGGTAACCAGCTGCGTCGCTACTGTCACATCGGAACCGGTAACTACAACCCCAAGACTGCTCGCTACTACGAGGACCTTGGTCTTCTCACCTCTCGGCAGTCAGTGGGTGAAGACCTGACCAAGCTCTTCAACCAGCTTTCTGGATTCTCCTCTGCTCCTGAGTACCAGTCACTGCTGGTCTCACCAAACGGTGTCAGGAATGGTCTTACCGCACGCGTGCAGCGCGAGATCGAGCACAAGCAAGCCGGACGCCCAGCAAAGATTCGCCTGAAGATGAACTCCCTCGTTGATGAGCAGATCATCGATCAGCTCTACCTAGCCTCAATGGCTGGGGTTGAGGTCGAGGTTCTGGTGCGCGGCATGTGTGCATTGAAGCCAGGTGTGCCTGGACTGAGTGAAAACATCAAGGTGCATTCGGTTTTAGGTCGCTACCTAGAGCATTCACGCATCTTCTCGTTTGAAAACGGAGGGGATCCCGATATCTACATCGGCAGTGCTGACATGATGCATCGCAACCTAGATCGCCGAGTTGAGGCTCTGGTGAAGATCACGCAAACCGATCAAATCAAAGAGCTCAAGGAGCTGCTTGATTTGGGAATGAGCGACAAGGTCTCGCTGTGGACCCTTGCCAGCTCAGGATCCTGGCATCGCCAGACCACCTCCCCCACTGGAGCTCCGCTGATTGACATGCAAGACGAGCTGATGGCTCGAACGCTCACGAAGAAGCGGAGTCGCTAATGACCATTTATGCAGCTGGTGTGGTGCCTTGGCGCGAGGTGGGAAACTCAATCCAGGTGCTGCTCGTCCACCGCGAAAACTACAACGACTGGGGCTTTCCCAAGGGCAAGCAGGATCCAGGAGAGCTGCTTCCCGAGACTGCGGTTAGAGAGCTGAAAGAAGAGGCGTCGATCTCAGTCAAACTAGGTCGAAAGCTCGACATCATTCGCTACACAGTGGGCACCGAGGACAAAGAGGTTCACTATTGGGCGGCCAAGGTTAAGCCAAAGGCAGCCAAGAAGCAGAAGTTTGTGGCGAACGAGGAGATTGCAAAGTGTGAGTGGGTGGCTGCGGATAAAGCGGCTGACCTATTGACCTACGAACACGATCAGAACCTCCTGAAGCTCTGCCTTGAGCTGCACCAGGCCAAGGAGCTTGAGACCAGGGCTATCATCATCCTTCGACACGCCAAGGCGACACTGCGCTCTGATTGGAAGGGCGAGGAGGCCAAGCGGCCACTGCTGCCAGAAGGTGAAATTCAGGCCAAACGGCTAGTGAATCTGCTTGCCGCCTACGGACCAAAGCAGCTTGTCACGTCGCCTTGGAAGAGGTGTTGGGACACCATTGCCCCATATGCCAAAAAGACCAAGCGCACTCTGGTTGAGCGTGGTCAGCTGACCGAGCTCTCCAATAAGCGCAGACCGATCAGCACCAAAAAGGTGGTTGATGCGCTGCTTGGAAAGTCAAAGTCTGGATTGATTTGCACTCATCGTCCAGCATTGCCAAGTGTGCTTGAACCGCTGGCAGCCGCTGCAAGTAAGGACCTAAAGAAGCACATTATGGAGGCTGCAGCGCTTAGACCCGGCGACTTCATTGTGCTTCGACTGACTCTGGGCTCTAAACCCAAAGTGGTGGGTGCAGAGTGGTGTCTGGCATCTGAGGATTAAGGGCTGAATTCACCTTCTGTTAACCTTTTGCGAGGCATTTCTTCGCCAATTGTTCATAAAGTTAACGACGTCGACTTCCTAAGGAAATTGTGGCGTCTTTGATTCGTTCGGTTGCAGCTGCGGTCACCGTGTTGACCCTCTCGGGTTGCGCACTCAATGAGATTGGGTTACCTGAGACTGACTCTGATCTTTTTGGCACCTTGAACGGCTCTGGAGCTTCGTCGGTTGCCTCAGCTCAGGAAGCTTGGGTGGCGAGTTTTCAGTCACTCAACCCTGACGTGACAATCAACTACGACCCAACCGGTTCCGGCACCGGTCGTTCGCAATTCTTTGAGGGTGCGGTGGCCTTTGCTCAATCTGACTCTTATTTCAAAGACGAAGAACTTGAGCTTGAATCCCCTAACTGCGTCCCCGGCTCAGGCAATTGGGAGATCCCGGTTTACATCTCGCCTATCGCCGTTCTGTTCAACCTTGAGGGCATCAAGAGCATAAATCTGACACCTCAGACCTTGGCAAAAATCTTCACCGGCGAAATCAAGCGCTGGGACCACCCCGAGCTCGTCGAAACGAACCCCGGAGTAAACCTTCCCGACCTGGGTATCACCGCTGTGCACCGCTCTGATAAATCTGGAACCACTGGAAACTTCACTGACTATCTAGCCCAGCTCGCACCTGAGATTTGGGAAGCAGGCAAGACCGAGGAGTGGCCCGCGGAATATGGTGGCGAGGGTGGTAACACCACGGCCGGCGTAATCGCTGCGCTGCAGGCAAACGGCACCATCGGATATGCGGACGCCTCACGACAAGGTGAGCTAGGAGCAGCAGCGCTTTTGGTCGGCGATGAGTTTGTAAAATTCACCCCCGAGCGAGCTGCAAAGTTGATTGACGCGTCGGAAATTGCCGATGGTAGACCTGCCAACTCTCTCGCCTACAAACTGAATCGCAAGACTAATGACCCTAGCGTTTATCCGGTTGCCTTGGTCACATACCTGATGGGTTGCAACGTCTACCAAAACAGTGCCACCGGGTTGCTGGTCAAGGAGTACGCCAAGTACATCAACTCGGAAGCGGGCCAGATTGCGGCTCAGGAATTCGCGGGCTCCTCGCCAATTACTGAAACTACAAGAGCAAAAAACCAAGCAGTGATTGAGGCGATCCGATGACTCAGC
The genomic region above belongs to Aquiluna sp. KACHI24 and contains:
- a CDS encoding response regulator transcription factor, whose amino-acid sequence is MATVLLITPSQDALASQFELLGHSVTHIAPDAAEIANAKSHDLTVLDCRQDLIAARGIARILVAAGWDTPVILLVQDQALAVITTEWGASDFLLANASLAEIDARVRLAVGKTQTQTARVNTGLVIDEVSYTAKINGRTLDLTFKEFELLRHLNDNPGRVFTREQLLSEVWGYDYFGGTRTVDVHIRRLRAKLGEMESLIGTVRNVGYRLDPNQEGESD
- a CDS encoding FABP family protein, yielding MFVIPDDLPIELTPFTFLLGDWRGSGVVSYSIDENANENEFFQTASFRPLPLGKVEFAAEVKDGSGNLIAQERGYFSLSRPASSSDAGPGLLPSDGTKLLTVREDLELWRNKNGGFDIEALIVHPQGVAELYFGQIKGARIDLATDAVLRSPNAKEYNAGTRLMGLVEGALLWAWDMAALGQPLKSHASARLEKVE
- a CDS encoding CarD family transcriptional regulator, producing the protein MKFEVGETVVYPHHGAAEIIEVSEKTIRGETQTYLKLKVAQGDLIIQVPAANVEMVGIRDVIDKKGVQQVFDVLRAEFVEEPTNWSRRYKANLEKLASGDVVKVSEVVRDLWRRDQDRGLSAGEKRMLAKARQILISELALARKVDEEKASAELDKVLAS
- a CDS encoding phosphoglyceromutase; this encodes MTYNLILLRHGNSTWNQKNLFTGWVDVDLSEQGREEAKRAGELLAKSGLKPDVLFTSVLKRAINTAHIALDQIDRNWIPTERSWRLNERHYGALQGLDKAETLDKYGPEQFQIWRRSYDVPPPPIADDNEFSQAHDERYADLGDALPRTECLKDVLVRMLPYWHSTIAPKLTEHKTVLITAHGNSLRALVKHLDNVSDEEIAELNIPTGIPLHYKLDENFKPAVAGGEYLDPEAAAAGAAAVANQGKK
- a CDS encoding FUSC family protein gives rise to the protein MFELRGGSARVKDSLWAILQIAMAATTAYAIAYFLLGHPVPLLAVTVAISSLGLARDTRPDRVAATALAMTLGVGLSETLLLLFGAGSIQLLVAILLALLVARFISANPAFALTAAIQAVLVQLLQVPTGGVYARVLDGVIGGLVALLFTALLPRNPIKLARADAAQLFSIFKETLGDVRSVLLTPDVQLADGALDRIRKTQPLIDNWRASLESAISIGKISPFYRWAKQQIKDQLVLLEGMDLATRNLRVVVRRVDFLVRDLRPRPELAQLTAKFLIAVDLLESSLDDFSLSHKARKYLVKLAPELGVYPQLPLSEQVIVLQLRPLFVDLCQASGIDIEQAKDLLPSVD
- a CDS encoding ATP-binding protein; this translates as MGLWSSRGKTSETEVDAFEQVASQVVDVIATAGVVLDENNNVLRASPGAVQFGLVQNRRLIHSSLVKLCDRARNQTGAVVEEMLLETGLQREPVWVQARAARFGEKYMMLLVDDRTEAKKLEDTRRDFVANVSHELKTPIGAIGLLAEAIQGAGDDPKMIEKFSNSLIRESQRLANLVQELMQLSRVQSAAGLENAREVDLAAVVTDAIERNQVLAEKRNIRVQGATSDSLKILGDYEMLATAVRNLIENAIVYSEPGTQVGVGLKEVDGVAEISVSDSGIGIPESEQERIFERFYRVDPSRSRETGGTGLGLAIVKHIAANHGGQIKLFSKQGVGSTFTLRLPITIQEG
- a CDS encoding response regulator transcription factor, whose amino-acid sequence is MPRVLVVEDEIGLREPLVYLLQKEGYDIVEAEDGNAAVELFHSHNPDLILLDLMLPGLSGNEVCRVIRAESQVPIIMLTAKDAEIDKVVGLELGADDYVTKPYSTRELLARMKAVLRRGRETVQHEPGLLKAGPVVMDIERHTVSVNGEPVQMPLKEFELLELLMENLNRVLTRGQIIDRVWGSNYFGDTKTLDVHVKRIRSKIEEDPSRPRHLLTVRGLGYKFEV
- the phoU gene encoding phosphate signaling complex protein PhoU, whose translation is MRQVFQQELTEVQDRLVQLAEAAETIMDKASRAFLNSDVSLADEALALAASNEEKALGLDELVIKVLATQSPVARDLRILVSALRMSASIERMGALASHIAAIARYRFPGSAVPASLRKTFEDMARIDLELVSKAIKLLGNTDLDLAREIQAQDEAVDRLHRKVFEVVLADDWKENAMFTVDVILASRYFERFADHVVDISSKVSFLQTGEWTEN
- a CDS encoding RNA degradosome polyphosphate kinase; translated protein: MSEETTAIFRPDSQPDLPHDRFLDRELSWLDFNQRVLELAEDRSIPLLERVNFLSIFASNLDEFFMVRVASLKRRVATGIAVQSAAGFSPQEVLVRISERTRELQARHSRLFRDEISPALERHGIHVTHFGKLNDAQKAALHNYFQLNVFPVLTPLAVDPAHPFPYISGLSLNLAVVLRNPQSGSEHFARVKVPPLLPRFVEVEGAERTYVPLEDVMGEFLSELFPGMDVVKHHAFRVTRNEDLEVDEDEGENLLVQLEKELLRRRFGPPVRLEVAEDIDPQVLELLSRELDVEAHDIYHLPEPLDLRSLNAIAFLKYPELHFEPHQITTNRYLQSEDDEAADIFGALRQREVLVHHPYESFATSVQAFLEQAAADPQVLAIKQTLYRTSGDSPIVDALIDAAEAGKQVLALVEIKARFDEQNNIGWARKLEAAGVHVVYGIVGLKTHCKLSLVIRQEGNQLRRYCHIGTGNYNPKTARYYEDLGLLTSRQSVGEDLTKLFNQLSGFSSAPEYQSLLVSPNGVRNGLTARVQREIEHKQAGRPAKIRLKMNSLVDEQIIDQLYLASMAGVEVEVLVRGMCALKPGVPGLSENIKVHSVLGRYLEHSRIFSFENGGDPDIYIGSADMMHRNLDRRVEALVKITQTDQIKELKELLDLGMSDKVSLWTLASSGSWHRQTTSPTGAPLIDMQDELMARTLTKKRSR
- a CDS encoding folate-binding protein — encoded protein: MSNQHFGNPLNEQRQLVEGQAYVLREDMAVFEVSGPDAKKWLHSLTSQNIQGLKPGDSAEALLLSPNGHIEFQLKVIATEESVLVITPFESRAALIAWLEKMVFRSKVKISTVDFLVVGAFTELETDAPVWVDPYSKESTTSVRYANDRASFPYREYLMAEPPKLARAGLMAYQALRIAAGRPELSDIDDKTLPHELDWLSSAVHLSKGCYRGQESVAKVHNLGHPPRRIALLHLEQGDVLCNPGDAIEYQEKTVGKVLAAGLHFELGSIALALLSRNTPYLDLSVRVGQNLYQASQQVLVPHDAGKAANLPRPAAFKLSRKNV